A genomic window from Patescibacteria group bacterium includes:
- a CDS encoding Hsp20/alpha crystallin family protein, with amino-acid sequence MALTISLKGQRRGDDEELVLFPEAAATENSAPDRSWTNEQGEGQLAVDVSENAKEIVIRSTIAGVKPEDLEVSIHNDMLTIRGSRHAHTDESGTRYLVRECHWGSFSRSLILPAEIDADKIAAELKNGILTIKLPKVERLKKINIK; translated from the coding sequence ATGGCCCTCACCATCTCGCTCAAAGGACAGCGCCGCGGCGATGACGAAGAGCTCGTGCTTTTCCCCGAAGCCGCCGCGACCGAGAACTCGGCTCCCGACCGATCCTGGACCAATGAACAGGGCGAGGGGCAGCTGGCGGTCGACGTCTCGGAGAACGCCAAAGAGATCGTCATCCGCTCAACCATCGCCGGCGTCAAACCGGAGGATCTCGAGGTCTCCATCCACAACGACATGCTCACGATCCGCGGCAGCCGCCACGCGCACACCGACGAGTCCGGCACGCGTTATCTGGTCCGCGAATGCCACTGGGGAAGTTTCTCGCGCAGCCTGATCCTGCCCGCCGAGATCGACGCGGACAAGATCGCCGCCGAACTGAAGAACGGCATCCTGACCATCAAGCTGCCGAAAGTCGAACGCCTGAAGAAGATCAATATCAAATGA
- a CDS encoding VanW family protein — protein MTASEHRSASRTTKHRRSASSRFARYAALFALLLVIAGVWILGLVAAPADDKIAPGVSINSVDVGGLTSIEAKQLLASKIAALRLNYGIRGQRFALLAVEPNRADRQPIASFGIDDAIIQAYAVGRETEPVQAALNKISAYFLGHAFELAVKLDQDTLNEELARAFAETVKPANDARLSIRLDGAEPLVTVEPETAGETIDGERAYRETLERLSELSNAVIVLKIRSDQPTVTVGDIEPLRDQIAAALEHAPLRLKAKEETWTVSRQLAADWISAVTDPAAGQGSAVRLGLDRTKVAKYLETRGGGLRTEPKNAAFEMSAAGRVAVFEPGLDGEEIDPEASIILIETRLFGADEAAVSPDALILPFRAVPPRITTAAANPFGIKEIIGVGDSNFKNSPTNRRTNIKVGADSLNGIIIPAGEEFSLLQALGPIDGEHGYLQELVIKQDKTVKEYGGGLCQIGTTTFRAVMNAGLPVTMRQNHSYRVPYYERDGAGNYMGPGKDATIYDPWPDFRFRNDTGNTVLLMTAIDGNRVTFTLWGVLDGRKAEQGPVKVWNEVPPPEKKLIETTDLKPGQTKCTESPHPGADTSFTYTVTSSNGEVKKTDFKSHYRPWGEVCLVGIDPNAPPAANTAPSLPSIDAAGAAGN, from the coding sequence ATGACCGCGAGCGAACACCGATCCGCCTCCCGAACAACCAAACACCGCCGCTCGGCATCATCGCGCTTCGCGAGATACGCGGCGCTTTTCGCGCTCCTGCTGGTCATCGCCGGAGTCTGGATCCTCGGACTCGTGGCGGCTCCGGCGGACGACAAGATCGCGCCGGGCGTGTCCATCAATTCCGTGGACGTCGGCGGCCTGACCTCGATCGAAGCCAAGCAACTGCTCGCGTCCAAGATCGCCGCGCTCCGGCTGAACTACGGCATCCGCGGCCAGCGTTTCGCGCTGCTGGCGGTCGAACCGAACCGCGCCGATCGCCAGCCGATCGCCAGCTTTGGCATCGACGACGCCATCATCCAGGCTTATGCCGTCGGCCGCGAGACCGAACCGGTCCAAGCAGCCCTGAACAAGATCAGCGCCTACTTCCTCGGACACGCGTTCGAATTAGCCGTCAAACTGGACCAAGACACTTTGAACGAGGAGCTCGCCCGGGCTTTTGCCGAGACCGTCAAACCGGCCAATGACGCCAGACTCTCCATCAGACTCGACGGCGCCGAACCGCTGGTGACCGTCGAACCAGAAACGGCCGGCGAGACCATCGATGGGGAGCGCGCTTACCGCGAAACTCTGGAACGCCTGAGCGAATTATCAAACGCGGTCATCGTCCTGAAAATCCGCTCCGACCAGCCGACTGTCACCGTCGGCGACATCGAGCCGCTGCGCGACCAGATCGCCGCTGCCCTGGAACACGCGCCGCTCCGCCTCAAGGCCAAAGAAGAGACCTGGACCGTTTCCCGGCAACTTGCCGCCGACTGGATCAGCGCCGTGACCGATCCGGCCGCGGGCCAGGGTTCCGCGGTCAGACTCGGACTCGATCGGACCAAGGTCGCGAAATACCTCGAAACCCGCGGCGGAGGCTTGCGCACTGAACCAAAGAATGCCGCTTTCGAGATGTCCGCCGCCGGTCGCGTGGCCGTCTTCGAGCCCGGCCTCGACGGCGAAGAGATCGACCCCGAGGCCTCGATTATCCTGATCGAAACCCGGCTGTTCGGCGCCGACGAAGCTGCTGTGAGCCCCGACGCCCTGATCCTGCCGTTCCGCGCGGTCCCGCCGCGGATCACCACGGCCGCCGCCAACCCCTTCGGCATCAAGGAGATCATCGGAGTCGGCGATTCCAATTTCAAGAACAGCCCGACCAACCGCCGAACCAACATCAAGGTCGGCGCGGATTCCCTGAACGGCATCATCATTCCGGCCGGCGAAGAATTCTCCCTGCTCCAGGCGCTCGGCCCCATCGACGGCGAGCACGGCTACCTGCAGGAACTGGTCATCAAACAGGACAAGACCGTGAAAGAATACGGCGGCGGGCTCTGCCAGATCGGCACGACCACTTTCCGCGCCGTGATGAACGCCGGCCTGCCGGTCACGATGCGGCAGAACCATTCCTATCGCGTCCCCTACTACGAACGCGACGGCGCAGGAAACTACATGGGGCCGGGCAAAGACGCCACCATCTACGATCCCTGGCCGGACTTCAGATTCCGGAACGACACCGGCAACACCGTCCTGCTCATGACCGCGATCGACGGCAACCGGGTGACCTTCACGCTCTGGGGCGTCCTCGACGGGCGGAAAGCCGAGCAGGGTCCGGTCAAGGTCTGGAACGAAGTGCCGCCGCCGGAAAAGAAGCTTATCGAAACGACCGATCTGAAACCCGGCCAGACCAAATGCACGGAGAGTCCGCATCCCGGAGCCGACACTTCTTTCACTTATACCGTCACGTCCTCGAACGGCGAAGTGAAAAAAACCGACTTCAAGAGCCACTACCGCCCCTGGGGCGAGGTCTGCCTTGTCGGCATCGACCCGAACGCGCCGCCGGCCGCGAATACCGCGCCAAGCCTGCCATCGATCGACGCCGCCGGGGCCGCGGGGAATTGA